The following proteins are co-located in the Haloarcula marismortui ATCC 43049 genome:
- a CDS encoding response regulator transcription factor, whose protein sequence is MSDSDLPVVLIVEDEPDVAETYKLWLQQEYEVRMAQNGDEGLEQLDADVDVVLLDRMMPGLSGDEVLERIRERDLGCRVAMVTAVEPDFDILEMGFDAYLSKPIRSEQLHETVDNLLDRSEYDSLLQEYYALVEKQATLEATKSSAELAESSQYDELSQRIAEMRDDLSDTLGGIEDDSDFIATLRGLSDDEDN, encoded by the coding sequence ATGTCAGATTCGGACCTACCTGTGGTGCTTATCGTCGAAGATGAACCAGATGTTGCCGAGACGTACAAACTGTGGCTGCAACAGGAGTACGAGGTCCGCATGGCACAGAACGGCGACGAGGGCCTGGAGCAACTGGACGCGGATGTCGATGTGGTGCTGCTCGACCGGATGATGCCCGGACTTTCTGGAGACGAAGTGCTTGAGCGCATTCGCGAGCGTGATCTTGGCTGTCGGGTGGCAATGGTCACCGCTGTCGAACCGGACTTCGATATTCTTGAGATGGGTTTTGATGCATACCTCTCGAAGCCGATCCGGAGCGAACAGCTACATGAGACGGTCGACAATCTGCTCGACCGCTCCGAATACGACTCGCTGCTGCAGGAGTATTACGCACTCGTCGAGAAGCAGGCGACGCTCGAAGCGACAAAATCGAGCGCGGAACTGGCAGAAAGCAGTCAGTACGACGAGCTGAGCCAGCGAATCGCGGAGATGCGAGACGACCTCTCAGATACACTCGGTGGCATCGAAGACGACTCCGATTTCATCGCAACGCTTCGCGGACTGAGCGACGATGAAGACAACTGA
- a CDS encoding DUF7545 family protein gives MATDTVTLTIDDGEETDELTVPSELVDILRESPDETDPQVVGDIAMFGMTQRIHSAVHHAQGEPDEQIVALEEETSELFEERFGQSFAELTGHDH, from the coding sequence ATGGCAACAGACACTGTCACGCTGACTATTGACGACGGCGAAGAGACCGACGAACTCACAGTTCCGAGCGAACTCGTGGACATCCTCCGCGAGTCACCGGACGAGACGGACCCGCAGGTCGTCGGCGACATCGCGATGTTCGGCATGACCCAGCGGATTCACAGCGCTGTCCACCACGCGCAGGGCGAGCCGGACGAGCAGATCGTCGCGCTCGAAGAGGAAACCAGCGAACTGTTCGAAGAGCGCTTCGGCCAGTCCTTCGCCGAGCTGACCGGCCACGACCACTAA
- a CDS encoding NAD(P)/FAD-dependent oxidoreductase, with product MTESVEHRRLIVAGTGAAGLTAAIYAARSNNDPLVLEGDEPGGQLTLTSEVENFPGFPEGLSGPDLINNMKEQAERFGAELEHGIVADIDDSERPFRVELSNGDVYTCDAFIAASGASARTLGVPGEDELMGYGVSTCATCDGAFFRGEDMLVVGGGDAAMEEAHFLTKFADTVYIAHRREEFRAEDYWIDRVQQKVDEGEIEIMRNTELLEMHGSPEDGVDHVTLAQNDEGHPSEKLDADGTETFDFDVGAVFIAIGHTPNTDYLGDTGVELDDTGYIQTHGGTGGDQTATDVDGIFGAGDVVDYHYQQAVTAAGMGCKAAIDADEYLEAQAEATAEAESEAAAEADD from the coding sequence ATGACAGAATCGGTCGAACACCGACGACTCATCGTCGCTGGCACGGGCGCAGCGGGACTGACAGCGGCCATCTACGCCGCCAGGAGCAACAACGACCCACTCGTTCTCGAAGGTGACGAACCCGGTGGGCAGCTCACGCTGACTAGTGAAGTCGAGAACTTCCCCGGCTTCCCGGAGGGCCTCTCCGGGCCGGACCTCATCAACAATATGAAAGAGCAGGCTGAGCGCTTCGGCGCTGAGCTGGAACACGGTATCGTCGCCGACATCGACGACAGCGAGCGGCCGTTCCGCGTAGAGCTGTCAAACGGCGACGTGTACACCTGCGACGCCTTCATCGCCGCCTCCGGAGCCAGCGCCCGCACGCTGGGCGTCCCCGGCGAGGACGAACTCATGGGCTACGGCGTCTCGACGTGTGCGACCTGCGACGGCGCGTTTTTCCGTGGCGAAGACATGCTCGTCGTCGGCGGCGGCGACGCAGCCATGGAGGAGGCCCACTTCCTCACGAAGTTCGCTGACACCGTCTACATCGCGCACCGCCGCGAAGAGTTCCGCGCCGAGGACTACTGGATCGACCGCGTCCAGCAGAAGGTCGACGAGGGCGAAATCGAGATCATGCGCAACACCGAGCTGCTGGAAATGCACGGCTCCCCCGAGGACGGCGTCGACCACGTCACCCTCGCACAGAACGACGAGGGCCATCCCAGCGAGAAGCTCGACGCCGACGGGACCGAAACCTTCGACTTCGACGTTGGTGCCGTCTTTATTGCCATCGGTCACACGCCTAACACCGACTACCTCGGAGACACCGGCGTCGAGCTGGACGATACCGGGTACATCCAGACCCACGGCGGCACCGGCGGCGACCAGACCGCCACCGACGTGGACGGTATCTTCGGTGCCGGCGACGTGGTCGACTACCACTACCAGCAGGCCGTCACCGCTGCCGGGATGGGCTGTAAAGCCGCCATCGACGCTGACGAGTACCTCGAAGCACAGGCCGAAGCTACCGCAGAGGCAGAGTCCGAAGCCGCCGCAGAAGCCGACGACTAG
- a CDS encoding MBL fold metallo-hydrolase → MIRNLARGQQAFTSNVFLVTGDRTVLVDVGNEFDVVSTVEEHVDDIDAVAVTHTHYDHVENLDSVVDAFDVPVYGYDTDQDGVEYAIADDETIQLGDHDYRALHTPGHKNDHLCFYSDDAGVLFAGDLVFANGSFGRTDLNEGNRDLLVDSIERVLSVTDEDLQEMHTGHGPSITDAPYQDIELALQAAKF, encoded by the coding sequence ATGATTCGAAATCTCGCCCGTGGGCAACAGGCCTTCACGAGCAACGTGTTCCTCGTCACTGGGGACCGAACTGTGCTGGTGGACGTCGGCAACGAATTCGACGTGGTGTCGACTGTCGAAGAGCACGTCGACGATATCGACGCTGTCGCCGTCACCCACACCCACTACGACCACGTCGAGAACCTCGACAGCGTCGTCGACGCCTTCGACGTACCGGTGTACGGCTACGATACGGATCAGGATGGCGTCGAGTACGCTATCGCCGACGATGAGACGATACAGCTAGGTGACCACGACTACCGGGCGCTGCACACGCCCGGCCACAAGAACGACCATCTCTGCTTCTACTCGGACGACGCCGGCGTCCTGTTCGCCGGCGACCTCGTGTTCGCTAACGGGAGCTTCGGCCGGACCGACCTCAACGAAGGCAACCGGGACCTGCTCGTCGACAGCATCGAGCGGGTGCTGTCGGTCACCGACGAGGACTTACAGGAGATGCACACCGGTCACGGACCCAGCATCACCGACGCGCCGTACCAGGACATCGAACTGGCGCTGCAGGCCGCGAAGTTCTGA
- a CDS encoding ATPase, with protein MKLLVAGSDRVDAGKTTFSVGLLERTSAQGFKPRAGNNYWFDHDDYQRATNEGRLYGKDAKRLAAASPSDVAPEEINPIHRLWHPSPGAETGLLGKENQQFVVDRVGRPSTETGVEYVVNGTVDIPESVSERLPLADAPRVTSIADFNDLMRVMHVEALESVAADIEATDRAVIESYGDVARPLSGIEPDAVAVVEPGRARIYDGDRYSKACQIATGGPGDGQLEERVPNVVDLIEQVAAVRLPALDSEQRSDPAAVADAYDHAYDALLACAFD; from the coding sequence ATGAAGCTCCTCGTTGCCGGCAGTGACCGGGTCGACGCGGGCAAGACCACGTTCAGCGTCGGCCTGCTCGAACGGACCAGCGCTCAGGGGTTCAAGCCCAGAGCGGGCAACAACTACTGGTTCGATCACGACGACTATCAGCGAGCGACAAACGAGGGGCGGCTGTACGGCAAGGACGCCAAGCGCCTCGCGGCCGCGTCACCGAGCGATGTCGCACCGGAAGAGATCAATCCGATTCACCGCCTCTGGCACCCCTCACCGGGAGCCGAGACGGGCCTGCTCGGGAAAGAAAACCAGCAGTTCGTCGTGGACCGGGTCGGCCGCCCGAGTACGGAAACGGGCGTCGAGTATGTCGTCAACGGGACTGTCGACATTCCGGAGTCCGTTTCCGAGCGACTCCCGCTTGCCGATGCGCCACGAGTAACCTCGATCGCCGATTTCAACGACCTGATGCGGGTGATGCACGTCGAGGCGCTGGAGTCGGTCGCCGCGGATATCGAAGCGACGGACCGGGCAGTCATCGAATCCTACGGCGATGTGGCTCGGCCGCTGTCAGGTATCGAACCAGATGCCGTGGCCGTCGTCGAACCCGGCCGAGCCCGCATCTACGACGGCGACCGATACAGCAAGGCCTGTCAGATCGCCACCGGTGGTCCCGGCGACGGGCAACTGGAGGAACGAGTGCCGAACGTCGTCGACCTCATCGAACAGGTCGCGGCAGTACGGCTCCCCGCGCTCGACAGCGAGCAGCGCAGTGACCCGGCAGCTGTCGCCGATGCGTACGACCACGCCTACGACGCCTTGCTGGCCTGTGCGTTCGACTAA
- a CDS encoding RAD55 family ATPase — protein sequence MYDLTSVLEFDALSEVRPGSSILISGPAMSGKERLAYDILADGLDRGDGAVVVTTGDGAGSVVEEFRSLVPDLDDSQLGVIDCRGESGTDEEVIGNAHAHHVSSPGDLTGIGIGITKALEGLHNAGNEQGRLALVSLSTMLTYTDKKTVFKFCHVLSSRLDSAGYIGVFTIDSGAHDDQTLQVIKQAFDGMIDVRDAEGGGREARVLGLSGEPTDWQDI from the coding sequence ATGTATGATCTCACCTCAGTACTAGAGTTCGATGCGCTCAGTGAGGTCCGGCCAGGGTCAAGCATCCTGATATCCGGCCCAGCAATGAGCGGGAAGGAACGACTCGCATACGATATTCTCGCCGACGGGTTGGACAGAGGTGACGGCGCGGTGGTCGTGACGACCGGTGACGGCGCAGGCAGCGTCGTCGAGGAGTTCCGGTCGCTCGTGCCCGACCTCGACGACTCCCAGCTCGGTGTCATCGACTGCCGGGGGGAGAGTGGCACGGACGAGGAGGTAATCGGTAACGCTCACGCGCATCACGTCTCTTCGCCCGGTGATCTCACCGGCATCGGTATCGGTATCACAAAGGCGCTTGAGGGGCTGCACAACGCCGGCAACGAACAGGGCCGTCTCGCCCTCGTCTCGCTGTCGACAATGCTGACCTACACGGACAAGAAGACCGTGTTCAAGTTCTGTCACGTGCTGTCCTCACGGCTGGACTCTGCTGGCTACATCGGCGTGTTTACCATCGACTCGGGAGCCCACGACGACCAGACCCTGCAGGTCATCAAGCAGGCGTTCGACGGGATGATCGACGTGCGCGACGCCGAGGGCGGCGGCCGCGAGGCCCGCGTACTCGGGCTGTCCGGCGAGCCGACCGACTGGCAGGACATCTGA
- a CDS encoding translation initiation factor IF-2 subunit beta, whose protein sequence is MEYDDMLDRAMEETPEIDGTSERFEVPDPDIRQEGNVTVYENFQSTCSRLGREDDHVMKFLQNDLGTSGHIDESGRVRLTGEFDATRIEASIDEYVDEFVLCSECGLPDTQLEREQGALLLRCEACGARSATSE, encoded by the coding sequence ATGGAATACGACGACATGCTTGACCGGGCGATGGAAGAGACGCCCGAGATTGATGGCACAAGCGAGCGGTTCGAGGTCCCGGACCCGGATATCCGACAGGAGGGGAACGTCACCGTCTACGAGAATTTCCAGTCGACGTGTTCCCGGCTTGGACGCGAGGACGACCACGTGATGAAGTTCCTCCAGAACGACCTCGGAACGAGCGGCCACATCGACGAGAGCGGTCGAGTGCGCCTGACCGGTGAATTCGATGCCACCCGTATCGAGGCGTCCATCGACGAGTACGTCGACGAGTTCGTGCTCTGCTCGGAGTGTGGACTGCCGGACACGCAACTGGAGCGGGAACAGGGTGCGCTGTTGCTCCGCTGTGAGGCGTGTGGCGCACGCTCGGCGACGAGCGAGTAG
- a CDS encoding histidine kinase N-terminal 7TM domain-containing protein yields the protein MATLLVAYAFLLLAVAVVLGTLSVYAWGRRDYSGGTALAVLLAGLSIWDLCAAAGVLTRGTELALLFAYGVFVGVMPAMAGLFAFALAYTDRDRYLSRRTVALLTVEPIVFFAALFVGPDGAIYSISGPTDAAMYGWEIIGGPVFWGHLVYSYALIAVSSALIIHYALVSGGLYRKQVYAVLLAIGLPWFGSVLSIFGDTSIELTPLLLAGTGLTLSWAFFRGRLLDISPVAYREVVESLNSAVFVVDTNSKIIEANDAGRQLLREETIVGQSVEDALETSPELLEKYRGLNDDAKETQAVIEQRDRFFDVQLTPLYDSRDTLVGRVFLVHEITEQKQRERELERRNQQLDQFAAVLSHDLRNPLSVASGRLALARERNDPEEFDRVEEAHERMSSLIDEVLAFARDEKTTDRVELRLSALAKAAWAHVDTGEATLQIDGDREITGDRDQLLQLFENVVRNAVEHGSTGGRPGGDDSTEHGHSRPESDNSVEPAGTGVTIRVDATSDGFTIGDDGPGVPPEEREEIFTHGVTSSESGTGLGLAIVQHVVKSHGWAVEMTESRSGGAKLVVSGLET from the coding sequence ATGGCCACGCTGCTCGTTGCGTACGCCTTTCTCCTGCTGGCTGTGGCCGTTGTCCTCGGGACGCTGTCGGTGTACGCATGGGGGCGGCGCGACTACAGCGGCGGGACCGCACTCGCGGTTCTGCTCGCCGGCCTCTCGATATGGGACCTCTGTGCTGCGGCCGGTGTTCTGACACGCGGAACCGAGTTGGCGCTGCTTTTCGCGTACGGCGTGTTCGTCGGTGTGATGCCCGCGATGGCCGGCCTGTTCGCATTCGCGCTGGCCTACACCGACCGCGACCGCTATCTCAGCCGGCGGACCGTCGCGCTACTGACTGTCGAACCCATCGTGTTCTTTGCTGCACTGTTTGTCGGCCCCGACGGCGCGATATACAGTATCTCTGGCCCGACAGACGCTGCTATGTACGGCTGGGAAATCATCGGCGGGCCTGTTTTCTGGGGCCATCTGGTGTACTCCTACGCACTTATCGCCGTGTCAAGTGCGCTCATCATCCACTACGCACTCGTTTCCGGCGGTCTGTACCGGAAGCAGGTGTACGCCGTCCTGCTGGCCATCGGCCTCCCGTGGTTCGGGAGCGTCCTCAGCATCTTCGGCGACACCAGCATCGAACTCACACCGCTGTTGCTGGCGGGCACTGGGCTCACCCTCTCGTGGGCGTTCTTCAGGGGGCGATTGCTGGACATCTCACCGGTCGCCTATCGAGAGGTCGTCGAGTCGCTCAACAGCGCCGTGTTCGTCGTCGACACGAACAGCAAGATAATCGAGGCCAATGACGCCGGCCGCCAGCTACTTCGAGAGGAGACTATCGTCGGCCAATCTGTCGAGGACGCGCTCGAAACGTCGCCCGAGCTACTGGAAAAGTACCGCGGTCTGAACGACGACGCCAAGGAAACACAGGCCGTTATCGAGCAGCGCGACCGGTTTTTCGATGTCCAGCTCACCCCGCTGTATGACTCCCGCGACACACTGGTCGGGCGCGTGTTTCTTGTCCACGAAATCACCGAACAAAAGCAGCGGGAGCGAGAACTCGAACGCCGGAACCAGCAGCTCGACCAGTTCGCCGCCGTCCTCTCACACGACCTTCGGAACCCACTGAGCGTGGCTTCGGGGCGACTGGCACTGGCCCGAGAACGCAATGACCCCGAGGAGTTCGACCGCGTCGAGGAAGCCCACGAACGGATGAGCAGCCTCATCGACGAGGTGCTCGCCTTCGCTCGCGACGAGAAGACGACCGACCGAGTCGAGCTACGGCTCTCGGCGCTGGCAAAGGCGGCCTGGGCCCACGTCGACACCGGCGAGGCAACGCTGCAAATCGACGGCGACAGAGAAATTACCGGCGACCGTGACCAACTTCTACAGCTGTTCGAAAACGTGGTTCGGAACGCCGTGGAGCATGGCTCCACAGGCGGTCGACCAGGGGGCGACGACAGTACCGAGCACGGGCACAGTCGGCCGGAATCCGACAACAGCGTAGAACCGGCGGGCACAGGAGTAACGATACGTGTTGACGCCACCTCGGACGGGTTCACAATCGGCGACGACGGCCCCGGTGTCCCACCCGAGGAACGGGAAGAGATATTCACACACGGCGTTACCAGCTCCGAGTCGGGAACCGGCCTCGGACTGGCAATCGTCCAGCACGTCGTCAAATCTCACGGGTGGGCCGTCGAGATGACCGAAAGCCGGTCCGGTGGCGCGAAACTCGTTGTTTCGGGGCTCGAAACGTAG
- a CDS encoding transcription initiation factor IIB, producing the protein MSESTTRTSTRERDEKITESTEQEAVETCPECSGNVVTDTEHGETVCEDCGLVVEEDEIDRGPEWRAFNSAEKDRKSRVGAPTTNMMHDKGLSTNIGWQNKDAYGRSLSSEQRQKMQRLRTWNERFRTRDSKERNLKQALGEIDRMASALGLPQNVRETSSVIYRRALGDDLLPGRSIEGVATAALYAAARMAGNPRSLDEMARVSRVEKMELTRTYRYIVRELSLEVQPADPEHYLPRFISDLDLSEETQRQARDLVEGARQSGMLSGKSPVGIAAAAVYAAALLTNEKVTQSQVSDVADISEVTIRNRYKELLEAEDLPA; encoded by the coding sequence ATGAGTGAATCAACAACGCGGACAAGCACACGAGAACGAGACGAGAAAATCACCGAATCGACGGAACAGGAGGCTGTAGAGACCTGTCCCGAATGTAGTGGCAACGTCGTTACGGATACCGAGCACGGCGAAACAGTCTGTGAAGACTGTGGGCTGGTCGTTGAGGAAGACGAGATCGACCGCGGGCCGGAATGGCGTGCGTTCAATTCCGCCGAGAAGGACCGCAAGTCCCGCGTCGGCGCGCCGACGACGAACATGATGCACGACAAGGGTCTCTCGACGAACATCGGCTGGCAGAACAAGGACGCCTACGGGCGCTCCCTCTCCAGCGAACAGCGCCAGAAGATGCAGCGGCTCCGGACCTGGAACGAACGGTTCCGGACCCGTGACTCCAAGGAGCGCAATCTCAAGCAGGCACTGGGCGAAATCGACCGTATGGCCTCTGCGCTGGGGCTCCCCCAGAACGTCCGTGAGACATCCAGCGTCATCTACCGCCGCGCACTCGGTGACGACCTCCTTCCGGGTCGCTCTATCGAGGGCGTTGCGACCGCTGCGCTGTACGCGGCCGCTCGCATGGCCGGGAACCCCCGGTCGCTGGACGAGATGGCCCGTGTCTCCCGCGTCGAAAAGATGGAGCTCACACGGACCTACCGCTACATTGTCCGGGAACTCAGTCTCGAAGTTCAGCCGGCGGACCCGGAACACTACCTCCCACGGTTCATCTCCGACCTGGACCTCAGTGAGGAGACCCAGCGACAGGCACGGGACCTCGTCGAAGGTGCTCGTCAGTCGGGGATGCTCTCCGGCAAATCGCCGGTCGGCATCGCCGCTGCGGCCGTCTACGCCGCCGCGTTGCTGACCAACGAGAAGGTCACACAGAGCCAGGTCAGCGACGTCGCTGACATCTCTGAAGTGACCATCCGAAACCGATACAAGGAACTCCTCGAAGCCGAGGACCTTCCGGCCTGA
- a CDS encoding DUF5827 family protein, giving the protein MGSAQFEGFTHSLGIPAGMPVDKQEFDEILSFELHEPADILDPDKLYTIPEIARLLQGLPADAQLNEANESVFIDWAIPWMIFNQDDLVIADPQDDDVVGLYGLAES; this is encoded by the coding sequence ATGGGTTCCGCCCAGTTCGAGGGGTTTACACACTCGCTCGGCATACCGGCGGGTATGCCTGTCGACAAGCAGGAGTTCGACGAGATACTGTCGTTCGAGCTCCACGAGCCCGCGGACATTCTCGACCCCGACAAACTGTACACCATCCCGGAAATCGCCCGCCTGCTGCAGGGCCTCCCGGCAGATGCCCAACTTAATGAGGCCAACGAGTCCGTGTTCATCGACTGGGCGATCCCGTGGATGATCTTCAATCAGGACGACCTCGTGATCGCCGACCCGCAGGACGATGATGTTGTCGGGCTGTACGGCCTCGCTGAGTCATGA
- the thyX gene encoding FAD-dependent thymidylate synthase has translation MDVKLLEATDDPEDLICKAARNDYSDTSVGSQSFEATMAEVDGDSLEEKKETLIGHLLDHGHFGPFEHAQATFAVEGVSRSCMAQITRHRHVSFDVQSMRYVSFDDVDPEAVREGELVVTPPSATDPDWIGRNQQKASVSDEEFEERAEIFKDTIEQAVESYQELLELGMPPEDARFVLPIGTKVNIVMSMNARMLMHVADMRAAADAQWEIREMTEEMLELAADWCPKTFEYYEQEMKGRKNRLAP, from the coding sequence ATGGACGTCAAGCTGCTCGAAGCCACAGACGACCCCGAGGATCTTATCTGCAAGGCAGCACGCAACGACTACAGCGACACCTCCGTCGGCAGCCAGTCGTTCGAAGCGACGATGGCTGAGGTCGACGGAGACTCGCTTGAGGAAAAAAAGGAGACGCTCATCGGGCATCTCCTCGACCACGGCCACTTCGGCCCCTTCGAACACGCGCAGGCGACTTTCGCCGTCGAAGGCGTTTCCCGCTCCTGTATGGCCCAGATCACCCGTCACCGACACGTCTCATTCGATGTGCAGTCGATGCGGTACGTCTCCTTCGACGACGTGGACCCCGAAGCCGTCCGCGAGGGGGAACTGGTCGTGACGCCGCCATCTGCGACGGATCCGGACTGGATCGGCCGGAACCAGCAGAAGGCAAGCGTCTCCGACGAAGAGTTCGAAGAACGCGCGGAGATATTCAAAGACACCATCGAGCAGGCGGTCGAATCGTATCAGGAGCTGCTTGAGCTGGGAATGCCGCCGGAAGACGCCCGGTTCGTACTGCCAATCGGCACCAAGGTGAACATCGTGATGTCGATGAACGCCCGAATGCTGATGCACGTCGCGGATATGCGAGCCGCGGCGGACGCACAGTGGGAGATCCGAGAGATGACCGAGGAGATGCTCGAGTTGGCGGCCGACTGGTGTCCCAAGACCTTCGAGTACTACGAACAGGAGATGAAGGGGCGCAAGAACCGGCTCGCCCCCTGA
- a CDS encoding 2,5-diamino-6-(ribosylamino)-4(3H)-pyrimidinone 5'-phosphate reductase, producing MHVIVNAAMSVDGKLSSRRREQIAISGPDDFDRVDQLRADSDAVMVGVGTILADDPSLTVDDADRRAARAERGDPENPARVIADSRIRTPPDATVLDGRAQTYLLVSEAAPPDFIEEMEDAGAYVIAAGQDRVDLTTTLAKLEGDGIDQLMVEGGGELIFSLLEEALVDELFVYVGPKVIGGRDAPTLADGDGFIEDFPEPELADVERVDDGVVLHWQF from the coding sequence ATGCACGTCATCGTCAACGCCGCCATGAGTGTGGACGGGAAACTCTCTTCTCGCCGCCGCGAACAGATAGCTATCTCCGGCCCGGACGACTTCGACCGCGTCGACCAGCTCAGAGCCGACAGCGACGCGGTGATGGTCGGCGTCGGCACAATTCTCGCCGATGACCCTTCGCTGACCGTCGACGACGCCGACCGCCGCGCCGCTCGGGCCGAGCGTGGCGACCCCGAAAACCCCGCGCGCGTCATCGCTGACTCCCGTATCCGCACGCCGCCGGACGCCACAGTGCTTGACGGCCGCGCACAGACCTACCTCCTCGTTAGCGAAGCCGCGCCACCGGACTTCATCGAGGAGATGGAAGACGCCGGCGCGTACGTCATCGCCGCCGGGCAGGACCGGGTCGACCTGACGACGACGCTTGCAAAGCTGGAAGGCGATGGCATCGACCAGCTCATGGTCGAAGGTGGCGGCGAACTCATCTTCAGCCTGTTGGAGGAGGCGCTGGTCGACGAACTGTTCGTCTACGTTGGTCCGAAGGTTATCGGCGGCCGGGACGCGCCGACGCTGGCCGACGGCGACGGCTTCATCGAGGACTTCCCGGAGCCGGAGCTAGCCGACGTCGAACGGGTCGACGACGGCGTGGTGCTACACTGGCAGTTCTAA
- a CDS encoding DUF7556 family protein translates to MSYEVERPTRRSGTASDVMCAVDDVDGQQRFVIADIAHDDTWISMVADETCTLTAWR, encoded by the coding sequence GTGTCTTACGAGGTTGAACGTCCCACCCGTCGGTCGGGAACTGCGTCTGATGTGATGTGTGCTGTCGACGATGTCGACGGCCAGCAGCGGTTCGTCATCGCCGATATTGCCCACGATGACACCTGGATTTCGATGGTAGCGGACGAGACCTGTACACTTACAGCCTGGCGATAA
- a CDS encoding DUF357 domain-containing protein, protein MAADIEEKTDRYEGLLAEALDAASVAPPEGTPMHNAALECEEMASAYLEDGRHFRDDDDLVNALASFSYGHAWLDAGARIGLFDVPTEGHLFTV, encoded by the coding sequence ATGGCTGCCGATATCGAAGAGAAGACTGACCGCTACGAAGGACTACTCGCGGAGGCACTTGATGCGGCATCAGTCGCACCCCCTGAAGGGACACCGATGCACAATGCCGCCTTGGAGTGCGAGGAGATGGCGTCAGCGTATCTTGAAGATGGGCGTCACTTCAGGGACGACGACGACCTCGTGAACGCCTTAGCGTCGTTCTCGTACGGGCACGCGTGGCTGGACGCAGGCGCACGTATCGGGCTCTTTGACGTGCCAACTGAGGGGCATCTGTTCACTGTCTGA